A genomic region of Enterococcus sp. 12C11_DIV0727 contains the following coding sequences:
- a CDS encoding DUF4176 domain-containing protein — MLTIGSIVYLKEGSQKIMVLNRGPVVNENDKNVLYDYSGCRYPSGLNPNEVLYFNQENVDSVLFNGYTDEEEERFEQLYTEWLDGEGKLIERGIVSKSLG, encoded by the coding sequence ATGTTAACAATCGGTAGTATCGTTTACTTAAAAGAAGGTAGTCAAAAAATTATGGTTTTAAACAGAGGCCCCGTTGTAAATGAAAATGACAAAAATGTTTTGTATGATTATAGCGGTTGCAGATATCCAAGTGGTTTAAATCCTAATGAAGTGCTTTATTTTAATCAAGAAAATGTTGATTCTGTTTTGTTTAATGGTTATACAGATGAGGAAGAAGAACGGTTTGAACAATTGTATACTGAATGGCTAGATGGTGAAGGAAAGTTGATTGAAAGAGGGATTGTTAGTAAGAGTTTAGGATGA
- a CDS encoding FRG domain-containing protein — MLEKSKKKGIIDYLNEVNNTIRDLKKHISGFSNGECVLAYRGEPMDYGETSLMPSIFREKYTLKDELNLLDLICDYEIVDKVNLKNIEKAIESQHYIAISRLLDITFNILPAIYFACSQREDKDGKIYIFAFPEYFSPQSNYIENFYSSLLDEKSFNSPFFGDFKVITHGYNNERMKLQSGGFILFPGQKYRKIPKCYYKEIYIDKKDKQLILDELSAFFNISEASIYPEKDKRASLIREKVKRIQSIKRYDTEITVDLEVRAYLDRLTFEMALRKEKNEDTKKITRIFRKEIADLIYYIDNSGIGNGDSDKKNKVNLKNECESTFNFYKKVIRKGGK, encoded by the coding sequence ATGTTAGAAAAAAGTAAAAAAAAAGGAATAATTGATTATTTAAATGAGGTAAATAATACAATTAGAGATTTAAAAAAACACATTTCTGGTTTTTCAAATGGAGAATGCGTTTTAGCATATAGAGGTGAGCCAATGGATTATGGTGAAACTTCTTTAATGCCCTCCATTTTTAGGGAGAAATATACTTTAAAAGACGAATTAAATTTGTTAGATTTGATTTGTGATTATGAAATAGTTGACAAAGTAAATTTAAAAAATATTGAAAAAGCTATAGAGTCACAGCACTATATAGCAATCAGTCGTTTATTAGATATTACCTTTAATATTTTACCAGCTATTTATTTTGCTTGTAGCCAAAGAGAAGATAAAGATGGAAAAATTTATATTTTTGCATTTCCTGAATACTTTTCACCACAATCCAATTATATTGAAAATTTTTATTCATCGTTATTGGATGAAAAAAGTTTTAATTCTCCTTTTTTTGGAGATTTTAAAGTTATTACTCATGGTTATAATAATGAACGAATGAAGTTACAAAGCGGTGGTTTTATTCTTTTTCCTGGTCAAAAATACCGAAAAATTCCTAAGTGCTATTATAAAGAAATATATATTGATAAAAAGGACAAACAATTGATTTTAGATGAATTAAGTGCCTTTTTTAACATTTCTGAAGCAAGCATATATCCAGAAAAGGATAAGCGAGCTAGTTTGATAAGAGAGAAAGTAAAAAGAATACAATCAATAAAGAGATATGATACTGAAATAACAGTGGATTTAGAGGTTAGGGCATATCTTGACCGTCTAACTTTTGAAATGGCTCTACGAAAAGAAAAGAATGAAGATACCAAAAAAATTACTAGAATTTTTAGAAAAGAAATAGCAGATTTGATTTACTATATTGATAATAGTGGGATTGGCAATGGCGATTCTGATAAAAAGAATAAAGTTAATCTGAAAAACGAGTGTGAATCTACATTTAATTTTTATAAAAAAGTTATAAGAAAAGGTGGTAAGTAA